The following nucleotide sequence is from Mesobacillus jeotgali.
TTCGGCCTGGTACTGGGCCGGGACCGTTTCTTCGGTAATGAGACTGTTGATTATTTACTTCTTCTGGCAGGCAGTCTACGCCAACCAGACGACGATTCAAAATATTAATCTTGAAACAATGCTGACGTATATTGTGATTGCGATGCTGCTTCAGGGTTTTGTCGGCGGTGTAGGCAATGAGCTTGCGGAAAATATCAAGGAGGGTCAGGTAGCGATCGAGCTGATGCGTCCTTACGATATGATTTTTAAAATGTTCGCGGTGGATATTGGGGAGAAAATCATGTACCTAATCCAGGGTACGCTTCCGATGGTGCTGATTGCTTATTTCTTCATGGATTTAAGCTTTCCAAAATCACCTGAGACGATTTTGTTATTCATAGTGAGTGCATTGGTGGGAATTTGGATCGGTACGTTCTTCGACTTCCTCGTCGGTGTCCTCGCGTTCTGGACGGTCAATGTCTGGGGAGTAAGAGTATTGAAGGAATCACTAATTACATTTTTCTCAGGAGCGTTGGTACCAATCACGCTTTTCCCGGATTGGCTCAGAACGATAACCGAATTCCTGCCCTTTCAGGCGATGGTGTATCTGCCTGTCTCGATTTATTCAGGGTTGATTAGCGGTACAGAAGTATACATGGCACTGGGAGTACAGTTGTTCTGGCTGATTTCATTGTATGTTTTGGTAAGGGTAATCTGGTCGCAGGCGATTAAACAGATTACGATTTTTGGAGGATAGGAGGGGATTCAATGCGTCGTTATACGAGATTATATTGGGAGTTTGCGAAGAGCCATATGAAGGTGATGATGGAATACCGAATCGACTTTTTGATCGGTGTCGCCTCGGTCATGCTGGAGCAGTTTGCTTCGATCTTTTTTGTAAAAGTAGTGTTCGACCACATTGAGCAGATTAATGGCTGGTCGTTTTATGAGATATTGTTCATTTACGGAATTGCGGCAACGGGCCGCTCGATTCACCAGATCTTCTTTGATAATTTATGGACGCTTGGCTGGCAGTATATCAGGCCAGGGAAACTCGACCGTTTGCTGATCAGGCCGGTCAATCCATTATTCCATGTCGTGGCTGACCGCTTGCATCAAGATGGATTCGGCCAGCTGATTATCGGTTTGATCATCCTGGGAACAGCGATTCCGCAGCTTGACCTCGTTTGGGGAGCAGCAGAAATCGCAATGCTGGTTGTCATGATCATCTCATCCGGATTGATTTTCGTGGCCATCAATTTATTTTTTGCGACATTCAGCTTCTGGATGATCGACAGCCTGCCGATTGTCTGGGCAGTCTTCAACCTGAGCGATTTTGCGAGATACCCGCTGACAATCTATCACAAAGGAATCCGCATGTTCCTGACATGGGTCATTCCTTATGGTTTCACAGCATTCTATCCGGCAGCTTATTTTATCGACAAGTCGGGATACAAGGAATTCGCGCTCTGGACCCCGGTTGCAGCGGTTGTTTGCTGTGTCCTTGCCTATACATTCTGGAACAGGGGCTTGAAGGCTTTCGCGAGTACGGGCAGTTAAGCTAAAAGCAACCCGTCTAATATAGGGAATTATCAGATAATGCGTTCATTTTCGGATTGCCCAATAGGACTTCCGTCGGGTATGATGGAAATAAATAGGTTGATAGGGGGCTAGGATGTTGGAAAACAAGTCGGTCAGAGAAGTATGGCAGGAAATTGAAAGAGTCATGAAAGAAAGACCTGAGCCTATTAAAGGCATGAATACAGTCTATCAATATGACATTACTGGGGATGACAGCGGGACCTTCCAACTGCTGATCACAAATGGAACTGCCAGAGTGGTAGAAGGAACAGAAGAAACACCAGATTGTACTCTGAAGTTGTCAGATAAAAACTTCAAGAAGATGATCATGGGCAAACTCAACGGAACAGCCGCCTTCATGACAGGAAAGCTTAAAATCCAGGGCAGCATGGGTCTCGCACTCAAACTCGAGGGAATCCTCAACGAATACAACCTAAGCGAAACCGCATAAATAAATGGACCAGGCATCTGATCACCTGGTCCATTTCTCATTCCATAAAAAATTCCTTTCAATCCATAAAAAATATTTATTAAAATTTCATTGCGCAATGAGACAAAATGTAACAAGATGTGACACATCCTGATATAATAAGGCTATCAAGTTTTCAGATTTAAGGAGATTCGTATGGATCCACTCAAAAAAAATTCGGTTTTAGTATATGAAGAAGTAAAAGCAGTTAAGTTCTTTTTATGGACTTTTTATATCATATTATTTGTTTATGACCTGGCCTATTATTTTATCATACCTCATTATGGTGGAGAGGGAGGCAGGGTAGGATTCCCTGAGGGTGGCCTGGGATTTGTAATGCACTTCCTTCTCCTCTTATTGCTCCCTGTGGCTTTATATTTCATTAAAAAAGGCACACCTGAAAAAATTAAATACATGTATATATTTAGTTTCATGCTCCTCGATATTATCAATAATGCCATGATCTTTTGGGATAATGATAAGGAGTTTACCGGGGGGCATATCCTTGAGATATACTTTATTTTGTTCTCGCCGATCTTTGTAAATAAACGTTTTTTCCTGGTGACTTCAATTGGTTTCTTCTTAAAATATCTTTTGGATGGAATAATGTTTCATTCGAATAATGTTGTGTTCCCGATTGCGCTAATTATCTTTATCTCATTTATAACATGGGTTCTCCTCTCAAGATTCCAATCTTATGTAACGGCTATAACATCGATTCATGACGACTTAAGGCAAAAGGAAAAATTAGCTGTTATTGGACAAATGGCTACTGCTATTGCACATGAGATAAAAAACCCATTGTCTTCATTAAAAGGCTTCACACAGCTTCAGCAGGAAAAAGACAAAGATGATGATCATTACTATCCTATAATGCTAAGTGAAATTGATAGGATAAATTCTATTGTTACGAACCTCTTGATATTAGGAAGGCCTAACACAGCAGAAAAAAGTAAAAAAGATCTGAAAGAAATAATTGAGTATGTTCTTGTGGTGATTGAACCCCATGCCGATAGAATGAATGTAAATGTTGAGTTGAATCTTGCTGATAGTCCGGATTTAATATGTGACGAGAATCAATTAAAGCAGGTATTCATTAATTTAATCAAAAACGCCATGGAATCAATGCCAGATGGAGGTACTGTAAAAATTACATCTGCAGTTAGAGATGCTTTTGCGACGGTATCTATTCGAGATGAGGGATGTGGGATTGAGTCTGACAAATTACAGAAGCTCGGTGAACCATTCTATACAACTAAAGAAAACGGTAATGGGCTAGGTTTGATGGTAACTAAGAAGATAATAGAAGAGCATAATGGACATTTTGATATAAAGAGCAAATTAAATGAGGGTACAACCGTAGAATTAAAATTCCCGATTTATCCATAAAAAACTATAACTATAATAAATAAACTAAAAGGACTATTCTTAGAATAGTCCTTTTGGTTTATAATGAGAGATATTGTCGCTTTAGGTCGAAATTTAATAGGTATAAATACTCATATTTTTACTTAGGAGTTTATAAACTATTAATTTAGAAGGATTTTGGGCGATAACAATGATAACACAGCTGAACGATCGTGAGGTACCACTATGTATAATGAGAAAATTAATCAAACCTTCATTTATGAAGAACAAAGAGCTTTAAAGTGGTTCTTGATATTATTTTATACAGTCTATTTAATCTATGAAGTTTTTTACCATAGCTTTTATAAAAATATAGACTTAAATTTGCCTAGAGAAATAAATTATTGGGTATATATTTGGCTGCTTATTGCTTTACCTATTTTTATTCTATTAAAAAGGAAAGAAAAAGTTTACATATTTAAATATATTTTTATAATTGGTTACTTTCTTACTTCAATAATTAGTGAAGTTTCCATATATTCAAAGAGTAATCTCGAATATCAGAGTGGAAATGCTGTAGAAATCATAGCTGTTTTATTCACTCCATTTTTTGTTAATACACGTTTCTTTAGGGTAGTAACTGGTACATTGATATTCAAATATGCTTTTTTTGGATTCTATCTAGACTCTGAAAATACGATTGGTCCAATAGTTTTGGTTTTAATATTAAGTGGGATAGCCTACCTAATTTTGGTTCGCTTTCAAAGCTATCTAGTAACTATTAGAAAATCTTACGATTATCAGTTGCAAGGTATAGTTAAAGGAGTAATAGCCACAATTGAATTAAAAGATCCATATACAAGGGGACATAGTGAACGAGTAGCACATTATGCTCAGACTCTGGCCATTGAGACGGGGAGATTCTCACAAGAGGAGTTAAGTGCCTTTAACTACGCTTGTTTATTGCATGACATTGGAAAGGTTAATATACCTGACTCTATCTTAATGAAGCCAGGAAAGCTTTCAAAGAGTGAGTTTGATGTAATAAAAACACATCCGTCTGTTGGTGCAGAGGCTATTCTAAAAGTGAAGGGACTAGAAAGTAGTATAGCCATTATAATGTCTCATCATGAAAGATGGGACGGTAAGGGGTATCCAGAAAGCCTTAAGGGGGAATCAATACCGCTCTTAGCACGTGTCGTATCAATTGCTGATGCATTTGATGCAATGACATCCTCAAGATCTTATCGGGACGCACTCTCTGTTGATGAGGCATACACCAGAATAATAGATGGGCAAGGAACTCAATTTGATCCTCAATTAGTAGAATTGTTTAAAAAAATCTTCCCTAAATGGGTTCAATATCATCGGAGTTACGATTGGTCTACCACTCTTTCAGGTGAAGATTATAAAGATAGGGAGGAGGTAACAGTATGAAGATTCGTAAACTGAAAAAAGTAAAGACAACTTGCTGGTGGTGCATACTTTTATAATTTCTATAATTTCTTGTAAAGAAAGGGATCAGCTTTATAGCCTGATTCCTTTCTTTAAGTGGGGGCTTATATGGAACTAACCTATACTTCTGAAATATCACTGCTTCCTCTAAAAGTAAGAAAAGATAATCGTTATTATATTGTGGAGGATGAAGTTACTGGTGATTTCTATGAAATGCCAGAGGTTTGTATTACAGCTATTGAGTTAATGAACAAAAAAATTCCTCTCAGGGAAATTGAAAAGTCCTTGATTTATCAATACCCGGATGAAGATATTGATGTTTGGGGGTTTATTAACCAACTTTTAGAACTTAATTTGGTTAGAGAAATCGATGGTATACCTATCCAAAGAAGTTATGTGGAACAATCCAAATCTGGCTTTTCTTGGCTCCCACAATCCCTAGGCCGTTTCTTCTTCAATCCAATCAGTTCAAAGTTGTACGTCCTTTTACTCGGGGCAAGTATAGGTTTGATCCTGTTCAAACCAGACTTATTCCCACGCTATTCGGATCTGTTTATGTTTGACCTGATGTTCCAAAATATCATTACCTTGTTGTTGATCTCTTTCTTCCTTGTGATCCTGCATGAATTCGGCCATGTGCTTGCGGTCCGTTCTGAAGGTTTGCCGGCAAAAATAGAAGTGGGGAACCGTCTGTTTCTTATTGTGTTAGAGACCGATATGTCCCAGGTGTGGAAATTGCCGGCAGAAAAGCGCAATAAGCTTTATCTTGCCGGGATGAATTTTGATGTCGCAGTATTGTTCCTGGCATTGGCAGCCCAGTTTTTCGTGAGTGATAATGCCGTCACTATAGGATTGCTGAAGCTTGTCGTACTGGACACGTTTATCCGTCTAATATACCAAACTGCCGTTTTTATGAAGACTGACCTTTATTATGTCATAGAAAACCTAACCGGCTGCTACAATCTAATGGAAAATGGGCGCAACTTCTTGGCGAGATGGATGCCTTTCCTAAGAGTGCCAGAAACAGAGACCTTCGCCGGAGAAGAGAAGTTCGTTCGCAGATATGCCGGTTTTTACCTTGCAGGCGTCCTGCTCACGTTTATCATCACCGCCTACTACTACATCCCGCAAATGATCTTCGCGGTGAGCGAAATCATGTTGCCGGGGTTCCTGGAACCAATCACCAGCATTCGTTTTTGGGATTCGGTTGTCTTTTTGCTGCAAATAGTATTAGTTTTGGGTTTATTGTTTTACTCATGGACAAAGAAATATCGTTTAAGCAGTTAAAAAGACAGCCGAGTGGCTGTCTTTTAGTCTATTTAATAGCTTTTAACGTAATCTATCAAAATTTCCTTATACTTTTCGAGTGATTCCAGCTCGACAAATTCATCATCTCCGTGCCAGTTTGCTCCGCTTGGACCGAACTCGATTGCCGGGATTCCGTGTGCTGCGAAATACTGGGTGTCTGCTGCCCCGTGCTGGCCGAATATCACTGCTTCACCAGCAATATGTTTTTCCAAAACGGGTTTCAGCTGGTTGATGAATGGATCATCCTGTTTTGTCGCCACAGGGATTCCCTTCAGCCCAACGGTAACTTTGCCTTCTGATATCCCTTCGATTTGCTGCACAATTGAATCGGGATCCTGTCCAGGGAGATAGCGGATATCTAGGGACATGACACAATGATCAGGTACCTTATTAAAAACTTCACCACCGGATATGATGGCTAGGTTAACAGATGGTGATGGGTAAAACTCCGAACTTTCTTTTGTAAAAGGCAGTTCCTGCAGTTTTTCGTATACTCGATACGCTTTGACGATCGCATTATCACCTTCCCACGGCCGGCTGCCATGAGCGGATTTTCCGGTGACTTCGACTTCAAGCCTCAAGACACCTTTTGCCTGGAGGGCGATCCCCAACTGTGTTGGTTCAGAGGAGATGACAAAATCCCCGCGATAATCATTTTCTACAAGGTAGCCAGTACAATTCATCCCGCCGATCTCTTCGTCAGAAACAATCTGCAGCTGAATTTTTACCCCGATTTTTTGATTACGCAACTCTTTCATCGCCACCATCATCGCCGCAACTCCAGCTTTCATATCAGCTGCGCCTCTAGCGTAGATTCGGCCATTCTTTTCAACGGGAATAAATTGCTCTTTTTTTCCGCTGACGACATCAACATGACCATTGAATACAATCGTTTTATCTCCTTCGCCTATCTCGCAGACTACCATCTTATATCCGTTGTTTTCAATCAAACTCGGCTGCAATTTATGCTCAATAAGCCACTGCTTGCAAAACTCGACCGCCTGATTGGCACCTTCCTTCGTGGAGCTGTCAATCAGGATCA
It contains:
- a CDS encoding ABC transporter permease, translated to MGKYWQIAKGRMQENTAYSAWYWAGTVSSVMRLLIIYFFWQAVYANQTTIQNINLETMLTYIVIAMLLQGFVGGVGNELAENIKEGQVAIELMRPYDMIFKMFAVDIGEKIMYLIQGTLPMVLIAYFFMDLSFPKSPETILLFIVSALVGIWIGTFFDFLVGVLAFWTVNVWGVRVLKESLITFFSGALVPITLFPDWLRTITEFLPFQAMVYLPVSIYSGLISGTEVYMALGVQLFWLISLYVLVRVIWSQAIKQITIFGG
- a CDS encoding ABC transporter permease, with translation MRRYTRLYWEFAKSHMKVMMEYRIDFLIGVASVMLEQFASIFFVKVVFDHIEQINGWSFYEILFIYGIAATGRSIHQIFFDNLWTLGWQYIRPGKLDRLLIRPVNPLFHVVADRLHQDGFGQLIIGLIILGTAIPQLDLVWGAAEIAMLVVMIISSGLIFVAINLFFATFSFWMIDSLPIVWAVFNLSDFARYPLTIYHKGIRMFLTWVIPYGFTAFYPAAYFIDKSGYKEFALWTPVAAVVCCVLAYTFWNRGLKAFASTGS
- a CDS encoding SCP2 sterol-binding domain-containing protein; translated protein: MLENKSVREVWQEIERVMKERPEPIKGMNTVYQYDITGDDSGTFQLLITNGTARVVEGTEETPDCTLKLSDKNFKKMIMGKLNGTAAFMTGKLKIQGSMGLALKLEGILNEYNLSETA
- a CDS encoding ATP-binding protein; translation: MDPLKKNSVLVYEEVKAVKFFLWTFYIILFVYDLAYYFIIPHYGGEGGRVGFPEGGLGFVMHFLLLLLLPVALYFIKKGTPEKIKYMYIFSFMLLDIINNAMIFWDNDKEFTGGHILEIYFILFSPIFVNKRFFLVTSIGFFLKYLLDGIMFHSNNVVFPIALIIFISFITWVLLSRFQSYVTAITSIHDDLRQKEKLAVIGQMATAIAHEIKNPLSSLKGFTQLQQEKDKDDDHYYPIMLSEIDRINSIVTNLLILGRPNTAEKSKKDLKEIIEYVLVVIEPHADRMNVNVELNLADSPDLICDENQLKQVFINLIKNAMESMPDGGTVKITSAVRDAFATVSIRDEGCGIESDKLQKLGEPFYTTKENGNGLGLMVTKKIIEEHNGHFDIKSKLNEGTTVELKFPIYP
- a CDS encoding HD-GYP domain-containing protein, whose translation is MYNEKINQTFIYEEQRALKWFLILFYTVYLIYEVFYHSFYKNIDLNLPREINYWVYIWLLIALPIFILLKRKEKVYIFKYIFIIGYFLTSIISEVSIYSKSNLEYQSGNAVEIIAVLFTPFFVNTRFFRVVTGTLIFKYAFFGFYLDSENTIGPIVLVLILSGIAYLILVRFQSYLVTIRKSYDYQLQGIVKGVIATIELKDPYTRGHSERVAHYAQTLAIETGRFSQEELSAFNYACLLHDIGKVNIPDSILMKPGKLSKSEFDVIKTHPSVGAEAILKVKGLESSIAIIMSHHERWDGKGYPESLKGESIPLLARVVSIADAFDAMTSSRSYRDALSVDEAYTRIIDGQGTQFDPQLVELFKKIFPKWVQYHRSYDWSTTLSGEDYKDREEVTV
- a CDS encoding M20 family metallopeptidase: MKELLKELILIDSSTKEGANQAVEFCKQWLIEHKLQPSLIENNGYKMVVCEIGEGDKTIVFNGHVDVVSGKKEQFIPVEKNGRIYARGAADMKAGVAAMMVAMKELRNQKIGVKIQLQIVSDEEIGGMNCTGYLVENDYRGDFVISSEPTQLGIALQAKGVLRLEVEVTGKSAHGSRPWEGDNAIVKAYRVYEKLQELPFTKESSEFYPSPSVNLAIISGGEVFNKVPDHCVMSLDIRYLPGQDPDSIVQQIEGISEGKVTVGLKGIPVATKQDDPFINQLKPVLEKHIAGEAVIFGQHGAADTQYFAAHGIPAIEFGPSGANWHGDDEFVELESLEKYKEILIDYVKSY